The following coding sequences are from one Melospiza melodia melodia isolate bMelMel2 chromosome 2, bMelMel2.pri, whole genome shotgun sequence window:
- the LOC134414973 gene encoding cell surface glycoprotein CD200 receptor 1-B-like: MTVGNSSVLNCSFKGNIALLKWTITPKAGGLCTLVYRADKNKTHRTTCSDNINLIFRADLPPDLEIRQVGLAQEGNYSCDVASAEGNLHTRYHLTVQAPPRLSLSCDEQGSPVCEAAAGKPPAQLSWAPEGSSTAEERCHDNGTVTVLSKFTACSTSVTSVTTCMVSHPAGNWSQSIACCPSDQIILKENSVCQKDEKDEEL; encoded by the exons ATGACTGTAGGTAACAGCTCAGTTCTCAACTGCTCTTTCAAAGGAAATATAGCTCTGCTTAAATGGACAATAACCCCCAAGGCTGGAGGCCTGTGCACCTTGGTATACAGGGCTGATAAGAACAAGACACACAGAACAACCTGCAGTGACAACATAAACTTGATATTCAGAGCAGATCTGCCCCCTGACCTTGAGATACGGCAAGTGGGACTAGCCCAGGAGGGAAATTACAGCTGTGATGTGGCATCAGCAGAAGGGAACTTGCACACAAGGTACCACCTGACCGTGCAGG CCCCCCCGAGGCTGAGCCTGTCCTGTGACGAGCAGGGCAGCCCCGTGTGCGAGGCAGCGGCGGGGAAGCCGCCGGCTCAGCTCTCCTGGGCCCCAGAGGGCAGCTCCACTGCAGAGGAGAGGTGCCACGACAACGGGACAGTGACTGTTCTCAGCAAGTTCACAGCATGTagcaccagtgtcaccagtgtgACCACCTGCATGGTGTCCCACCCAGCTGGGAACTGGAGCCAGTCCATAGCCTGCTGTCCCTCAG